A window of Lonchura striata isolate bLonStr1 chromosome 2, bLonStr1.mat, whole genome shotgun sequence genomic DNA:
AATCGATGCCCCCACGTTCCTCCTCATGCAGGACCACTCCCACATCCCTGCTTTGCTCACTGCACCCCAGACCAACCCTCCCAGTTGCTGGATGGGCCCCACCAAGGAACTGCTTTTTTACGTGGCCCGCCACGTGGGTAGGACACTGCTGTGGGGTTGGAGAGGGATTAGGGACTCACATTGCTCATCAGTCCCTTGAAGACAACAAGCTCTGCCTTGAGCTGCTCCACCTTCATggccagctcctcctggcaAGCTTCGGCCTCCTGGGCTTCCTGCGCCGGGGAAAGAGAAAGATGGGTAAATCAGCAGCAGTGTGGGGCAGCTGGGGTGCAGAAAAGGGGGAACAGCAAGGCTcacctcctgcagctcagtCACCCGGTCCTGAAGCTGGACACGCACCGTGTACTCCTCTTCCCATCTAGGGAGACAAACGCTGGTCAGACCCCATTGGCCTCGCCTCGCCGGCTGCCAAAGGGAGAGGACGGGGCGGCAGCTGCTCACCCCAAAGCTATCCGGGAGCGGGGGATGACAGCACCGGGGCGGGAAGGAGAACGTGCCCAGGAATGCATGGCCTCTTGTTTTCAGGGATGGCAGCTGCCAAGCCCATCGGCCCCCCCGGGCACAAATGCTGCCCCAGCACGGCCGCCCTGCCgtggggggagctggggacaccgACTGCAGGCTCTGCACGGCAGCTGGGAGCACGCCGGGGCTGGCAAAGGCATGACACCACGGCCTGTCACAGCCCACCCGCCTCTCCATCTGCCCCTgagccccacagccctgggtCACAGCAGCTCCAACCCCCAACAACGTGTCTGCAGGTGtactgcagagctgcccccacCTGCACCGCTTTTGCGACCACATTCGTGTGTCTGCAGCGTTGCAGTTCAGGCTGTCCAGAAGCACAAACCCTGATCCTGACCAAACCACCTCACAGTGTGAAGTGACCACGATGTGCATGAAGGGCTGCTCTTCTGCCTGTCCCAGTGCAGAGCGCTGCCCCGGGCCAGGCCAcgctggctgggcaggggcacaAGACCCCTTGGCTCTACTGCTAAGTAACAGACTGGATTAAGGAACACTGTGTTCATCCCACAAGGAAGCAGGATGGATTCTGCCACTTTATGCCAGGCTGTCCAGTGGGTATTGGGCTCTGCAGCTTTGCAAAAAGCAGAGCTGCAAGGCGCCCAGCCTTGCTGTGCAAAGGCACATCCCCTAgcaattattatattatatttcaCTGCATGAGATCAACCTCTTGGATCTCACTGCAGTGTTGGCCCAGCCCACAGTCTGTTGGGAGTCCATCAAGTCCTACAGCTCTTGGCTTAATGAGGATCCCATAGAGCAAGGGGGGTGGCATGTGCTGTGGTGCAGcatggggcagggctgctgcattcttacccagctcctggctcttcTGGGAGAGCCAGATTTTTCTGAGAAAGCGAGATCTCTCTGGGATAGCAACCAGAGCTGGGCTCTTCCCGGTGCTGTGAGGTCTGGTTTCTATTTAATGCCTGCAAGCACCAACACAGACACTGCGACTCTGCACAAGGATGTGAAAAATCTCTCCTCTCACTTACCCACACCAAGTCTGAACAATAAATCCGAAGGTCTAGGAGGCCAGAAAGCGTATGAAAAGCCCTCAGATTTGTTATCTCAGGGTATCTGGACAATCTGAGGATGTGGGAGAGCCCTGGCTTGTGAATTTCTAAGCTCTTAAAGCTAGCAATGCTGCTCCTTACTCAAACAAGGACAAAAGCACACACTCCTGTTGGTGTTGGATCCATACCACAGCTTCAGAAGAGGAATCAAAGATTGTTCCCATCCCTTTGGGAAAAGAGAgatgaagggaaaagaaaggagaaagttAAAAGGTAGAATTGCCCTTATATGGGAACTGCTCAAACAAAGCCTCCCTCCCCAGGGACAAAAACGCCTTCCaccataataaaaaaatttcagCATCTTTCTTGGTGTGGCACTGCCTCTTTTTTGGTCCCCGCCTCCCTCTGGGTCTCTATATAGCCCAGACTCACTGGGGACGTAAAGCACAGCTGCAAATCCTGCTGAGAGTTCATTTCACACCAATGCTGTGGAAGACGACAGCAGGTCACATACACACCGGCTTAAAAGGCAGGAGAAAAGAGAGACAAATCCCCCCACCAGGGACAACTCCGTGCACCCATCCACTGCGAACCTCTCTCCCTCATCTCCTGCCTGGCTCCTtctcccctgctccctcctgcaaTGCACCACTCCTAATAATAacctgcctgcagcactgcGCCCGCCGCCAGGTCGCTGCCAGCTGGAAGCAAGGCTGCCCCGCACAACCCCAGGGCCAGCGGTGCACCAAGGGCACAGGGGAGGtcctccctgcactgctgcaaagCAACAACCTGCCCAAAGgcagacagccagggcagcagggtcCCAGCTGCACGCAGACCTGACCATCTCCTTGTCAGCTAGGGGACAGCTCTCCCAAAGCCAGGGACCTGGAAAGATGcagtgctgtccctgccacgtGTGTCCCTTCAACAAGTTCACTTAGAAAAATCAACAATTCCCCCatccattttaaaaatcctgctCACTGCAACAGGCACTTACCCCATCCTGCAGGGTCAGTGCACACCAGGGCTTTGGGCTGCTCGGGGCCTGAGGCTCCCCTTATCCCCCCTCTTGCCACATCTGAGCTATGCTGGAGCTCACCTCAGTGGGGATggccctgcagcctggcacagctcctcaGAGGGCAATTACAACAACAAAACACTTCTTGAAGCATTTTAATAAACAAGAGGGCTTATAAGAATGATGGAGAGACTTTGTACCAGACCTTTTGCCTGCAGTGACAAGAGGTGAAGGTTTTAACCTGAAAGAaggcaggtttagattggacatAAGGAACAATTTTTTATGACGGTGTTgagacactggagcaggttgcccagagaagttgtagaTAGCCTATcactggaaatgttcaaggtcagcactttgagcaacctgaccTAGTGAAACCtcacagcagggagggagaTAGGGCTGGGTCACCCCTAAAGGCcttctccaacccaaaccattctgtgactctaaCACACTGTGTTGTAGCACTGCCCACTCCACACCTCCAGTGTGTCCTTGCAACATCCAGGATAAGAACTACTTGTGAATACAAGTACTAGGTGTAGCAGACAGCACAAACCTGATGAGACTCCCAGATCCCCAGCACTTTGCAGGTTTGTGTGATATTCACAGACACCCTTTGCCCCTATCCAGGCCACCTAATTTCAGTCTGCTCCTCCCAAGTGCAGCCCCTGTGAGCCTCTCTCCTGCTGTTTCAATTATTATCATCCTTCCCTACAGCCCCCAGAGCCTTCCTGGATCCCTGACTTGAATTTCAGACCCTGTGTATCCGGAGAGAAGCTCCTGCTGCACTGCTCCAAGTGCTGTGGGGCACACAGCAGCAACGCTGTCCTGATAAAAGCACAAGCTCTAGCACCCAAGCCATGAGTAAGAGAACTGGGAAGTCCTGTGTTAATATGGCCTCTTCCATCTGTCTCCAGGCAGGTGGCAAAGGCATGACACCAGCTGCACTGTCCCCATGGCAGATCACAGCCCACTGGGAAGGGAACTCTCAGCTCCCAAGGGATGTTGGTGTCAGCCCCCAGCATGGAGAAGGGTGTGGAAACTGAATCCTTCTGTTCCATTCCCCTGTTTGGGACCTGGCTGTACCCGTCAGAAAGTTCCCAGTGCTGGATAGGGTCTGGGGGTGGGGTCTGCTTTCCCTCAGCTCCTGGTAACACACACCAAAAATAGATCCCACCATAACAGCAGCTCATAGCAGCTTGTGGTGCCCCTCCATCTCACCCTCAGCAGTCCCTCTGTCAACCCCTCTGCAGCCTTCCCTGAAGCTCACTTGCCAGAGCAGGACAACCCTGAAAAGCTCTCCATTCTCCCAAAGTTTCAGCAGCACCAACAAACTAACTTGGTCCTCTCTGGCTGACCCACTTTGATTGTCAAGCTTTCCTGGCCAAGAAACAGGATCCAGCTTCCCACTCTCTGATCTGAAAATGCAATGCAAGGAGTGCTGCTCCTCTCTGGAGAAGGACCCTGACCACTGGCTTAATCATAAAAGGCCTTAGGTACATGCAGCAGTTGGTGGGAAAGAAGAAATGCCAACTCTTCCTTTCCATGTGCCTTGCTCAGTGCCTCCAGAGCATCTGACAGGCAAGTTTGCCCAGCCTAAGCCTTATAAAGCCAAAAGCACAAGGTGTCACCTTGGACCCCAGCCTTGATATTGGCATTGTGGCCGTGCAGAACTGGTGGGTGGCACAGCCCCTGTGGGGAGTTGGGAGTGGAATCACAAACTTTCTAACTGCGTCCAAAGCGTCATAACGGGACttctgaaaaaaccccaaagcactGGCTGGGGTGGTGTCAGTCCCCAGTGACACTCTTGCCCAGCCCCATGCTCTGACCCTCCGACGCCAGCCCAGCCTGATCTCATCCTACGTGCGGATCCGGGGGCAGCCTCGGAAACTGGCCGGACACAAAAGCACCGCTGGCAAGAGGCAAGAGCGGCGGCCACCCTGCACGGGAAAGAAGAACCGGCCAAGAGATTAGCTTTGCATTCTGCTTCGCCCTTCTCCAAGGCACGTGCCAAGCCACAGCTATTTTGGGTCGGGAGGAAAGCCCCCAAGGAGTGGGGTGTCCTGCCTCGGCTCTCTGCTGCTGAGGGGCCAGCTGGAGAGCACTGCAGAGGGAAAGGGCCTAGGAGAGGCCAGCCAACCTGCTGAGGGGCTTCTCGACACCTTCTGACACGTTCAGAGaactccttccttcccagcagctttCTCCTATCCAAACCCACTCACTACTGCATGTCCACCCTCCTCAGCTACTTTCAGGCTGCTCCTCCTTCTTGAGTGCTTCCAGATCCCCTTGGTTTTAAAACACAGCTCCTGGGTTATTCCTTCCCTGCCTGGAAAAGCATTTCTAGTCCCTCATGCCAGGTTGGTAAGATGGAACAAGGCTCAACGAACATCCCGAGGGGGTTCGCACACCAGGCGGCAAGGGAGGAGACCCAGGCACAAACAAATGCTTTCAGGAGTCCACATTTTTCCTCGTGCTGCCTGTGCTCCCGAGAAGTCCGGCCAGGACCGTCGCCTTCCCTCCCTGCTTGCCCCTCACATCGCGCACCGGACAGAGCCCTGCAGGCGATAGTTTCGGTCCCGGGGAATGCCGCCGGTGCCCCTcgctcccgccgcccctccTCACCTGCGCTTGTACTCGTCGCGCTCCCTCTTCACCTTGGCCAGCACGTTGTAGAGGGCTCGGATCTCGGGGGTGATGGTGTCGATCTGCACTCCCACCCCGTCGGGGTGGACCCAGGAGACGCCCGGTCCCTGCACCAGGGTGGTCTCGGGCCCCGGGCCGAGCCGCCGGGCTTGCGAGAAGGACCAGATGGTGCCGGGCATGAAGCGGGAGCCGGCGGAGAAGGCGGACGGCTGGCCGGGACCGCCGGGGCGGGAGCCGGGCGACCCCAGCGCCCGGgccgagcccagccccagccccggccccagcccgAGCCCCAGCGTGCGGATGGGACCCACGAAGCCGGTCTGCACCGCCTGGTCCCGGCGCGGGGgcccgcggccgcggccgcccgcCCCCTCCTCCAGcgcctgctgcagctgcttctccagctGCCGGTTGCGCCGCTCCAGCTCGTGGACCTTGGCCAGGAAGCAGCGGAACCGCAGGTTCAGCGTCTTGAGGACGCTGATGTTGGAGCCCAGGTCGTTGCGGAGGGCCatggcggcgggcggcgcggggaaGGGGCCGGCGGGCGGCTCCCCGCCCAGGGGCTcggcggcggccggcggcggcagcTCGGGGCccgccagcccctgctgctcctgcgGCAGGAGGAAGAGGTTGGGGCCGAAGAGCGGGTTCATGGCGGCGGCGGGACGGGGCGGGGAGCGCCGGGCGGGGGGATgcgcccggccggccccggcggcgggggcgcggctTCCGCTGCGGCGGGGAtgcggcggcggccgcccggagccgcccccgCTGCCGCCCGTCCCCGCCGCCGGTCCCGGGCGGAGCGAGCAGGAGAGGGAGCGCCGCAGAACCTCCCTTTCCCCTGCCGGGCCCCGTCCCTGCCCCGCCGAGGGGCGGCCCGGCCTCCCCGGAGGGTTTCGGGGTGCCCCGGGGCGAAGGGACGCGGCCCGGTCCAGCAGGATTCCCCGGAGGGAAGTCCCTCTCCGGCACCGCTAGCTGAAGCCCCGCCTGCTACTGATTTCCGTAACTAGCCCAGCCGCAGCACGGTGTGCTTCTACctcctttttaatattttattcctttttttttggcataGACTTTAGTGCTTGCCCGGAGCTGCCCCCCTAAAAGAGGGCATAACTTCTCCtctgcaccccaaaccctctCGTTATCCTCTCTCTCGAGCCCCCCagacagccctgtccctgccgtGCCGGCAGCCCGCCCGCGGGGAGCTGCCGCCGGACAATGGCGAGCCAGCGGGCAGAGGAGGCTGTGTGCGGGCAGCCTCTCAGATATCATGCTTGGCTTGCAACTGGCCTCCTCCTTCCTTGTTCACGAAGCAGCCTCGGGTCTTGTTTCATGTCCCTTATTTCAGCCCACTTTCGGTCATTCCCTCTTACCCCGACCTCAGGTGAATTGTGCAGAAAGCGCTGGCGTCGCCCCTCACCCCATTATCCAGTGGGAGGAGACCGCGCA
This region includes:
- the IFFO1 gene encoding non-homologous end joining factor IFFO1 isoform X2, whose product is MNPLFGPNLFLLPQEQQGLAGPELPPPAAAEPLGGEPPAGPFPAPPAAMALRNDLGSNISVLKTLNLRFRCFLAKVHELERRNRQLEKQLQQALEEGAGGRGRGPPRRDQAVQTGFVGPIRTLGLGLGPGLGLGSARALGSPGSRPGGPGQPSAFSAGSRFMPGTIWSFSQARRLGPGPETTLVQGPGVSWVHPDGVGVQIDTITPEIRALYNVLAKVKRERDEYKRRWEEEYTVRVQLQDRVTELQEEAQEAEACQEELAMKVEQLKAELVVFKGLMSNNITELDTKIQEKAMKVDMDICRRIDITAKLCDVAQQRNCEDMIKMFQVPASVGRKRERKQVSDEDTSLSESDASRKPEEEEEDETTAMSINEEMQRMLNQLREYDFEDDCDSLTWEETEETLLLWEDFSGYAIAAAEVQGEQQDDSLEKVIKDTESLFKSREKEYQETIDQIELELATAKNDMNRHLHEYMEMCSMKRGLDVQMETCRRLITQSGDRKSPAFTPTSNSESAPNEESEESDRDPPSDASIR
- the IFFO1 gene encoding non-homologous end joining factor IFFO1 isoform X1; its protein translation is MNPLFGPNLFLLPQEQQGLAGPELPPPAAAEPLGGEPPAGPFPAPPAAMALRNDLGSNISVLKTLNLRFRCFLAKVHELERRNRQLEKQLQQALEEGAGGRGRGPPRRDQAVQTGFVGPIRTLGLGLGPGLGLGSARALGSPGSRPGGPGQPSAFSAGSRFMPGTIWSFSQARRLGPGPETTLVQGPGVSWVHPDGVGVQIDTITPEIRALYNVLAKVKRERDEYKRRWEEEYTVRVQLQDRVTELQEEAQEAEACQEELAMKVEQLKAELVVFKGLMSNNITELDTKIQEKAMKVDMDICRRIDITAKLCDVAQQRNCEDMIKMFQSLHLSPVKVPASVGRKRERKQVSDEDTSLSESDASRKPEEEEEDETTAMSINEEMQRMLNQLREYDFEDDCDSLTWEETEETLLLWEDFSGYAIAAAEVQGEQQDDSLEKVIKDTESLFKSREKEYQETIDQIELELATAKNDMNRHLHEYMEMCSMKRGLDVQMETCRRLITQSGDRKSPAFTPTSNSESAPNEESEESDRDPPSDASIR